The proteins below are encoded in one region of Phaeodactylum tricornutum CCAP 1055/1 chromosome 3, complete sequence:
- a CDS encoding predicted protein: MATSMPGSGSGKWSSNSTSTEEDANTNGLEVGMMGMNLMSGLGADYAPDLKATNFSRSPLDVREGILLHPQEGTQSSVRTSLGSERISESKRYARSAGLGDTPSSPVTKPEHKTNNSTTSPSLTLTPNSSVDGNSDWNSLGNKASPFNTVEAPAMPFLHTHNRRDGQMIASFDRTENEDDGLLGLEALRERAYSSPGHLAQSPPIMRGNVANQSTSTQSRNPSRDRPPLSHSTYGEGSSSYGGDRSVGERSIGSIGQVAGDRSVGDRSVGSIGLYSGELSADNGSVGSQGQSNQTSRNQNTFGFDAHDTLGFGAIGRTELRQSAIEYDPSRRRASSSDTFGHLSGRHSGPYTQPVSQKFASFPTLGAHIRHQRMPQSQHSTSFGDLQKPRHIRSVSQPVVGNLNGSQLPPGLQVDPRYYQQANQYGEDIYKSGVASRSSSTNYPVQSSSYEGVRYPPQKHRGSMPNLPAASLYGPTVGGYPPLQRRESVDFLLHPNTPQQKDAEEMRGFGPSVISPRQNQMQYATHNRIGSDSGMFGSPVSTGGVPVRGHISARHLIQNNEDSELALVADHFGDSSADYLRGSSNPLRVATHSHSMSLDQMPQQYLEGSQHVSAMNINMAMPKVVYNVKFKRSQRNFVLGPRISRDLKIGTYVKVEADRGEDLGIVVGMVPAERYSFSSRSSFSSGVGPAPSSIGSSNIADLKCIIRLATHDEVSLLTIKRDEEEELLKICRGKVRQRGLPMHVVDAEYQFDRHKLTFFFEAEGRVDFRELVRDLFSMYKTRIWMQQLDKTTSTSSPAMMVPTSQNFQMDFGTPIIAPVSEFADSVMFHGASGTDLSY, translated from the exons ATGGCGACCAGTATGCCTGGTTCGGGCTCCGGGAAGTGGAGTTCTAACTCAACAAG TACGGAAGAGGACGCTAACACCAACGGTCTCGAAGTGGGAATGATGGGAATGAATCTCATGTCGGGCCTCGGCGCGGACTACGCGCCGGACTTGAAGGCCACGAATTTTTCGAGGTCGCCGCTGGATGTCCGTGAAGGAATTTTGTTGCATCCTCAGGAAGGAACGCAAAGTTCTGTTCGAACGTCCCTTGGAAGCGAGAGGATTAGTGAATCGAAAAGATACGCCAGATCTGCGGGGCTGGGGGATACTCCTTCTTCGCCAGTGACTAAACCCGAGCATAAGACAAACAACTCCACTACTTCTCCGTCCCTAACTCTCACGCCCAATTCTTCAGTTGACGGGAATTCAGATTGGAATAGTCTGGGAAACAAGGCGTCACCGTTCAACACAGTCGAGGCTCCTGCAATGCCATTCCTGCATACACACAATAGACGCGACGGACAAATGATTGCAAGCTTTGATCGTACTGAGAACGAGGACGATGGTCTTCTTGGGCTAGAAGCACTTCGGGAGAGGGCGTATTCATCCCCCGGTCATTTGGCGCAGTCGCCACCGATTATGAGGGGTAATGTTGCCAACCAAAGTACATCTACTCAGTCGCGCAATCCCTCGAGAGATCGACCGCCGCTTTCACACTCTACATATGGAGAAGGAAGCTCCAGCTATGGCGGGGATCGCAGTGTGGGAGAACGAAGTATTGGAAGTATCGGCCAGGTCGCCGGGGACCGCAGCGTGGGTGATCGGAGTGTTGGTAGTATCGGACTGTACTCAGGTGAACTTAGTGCTGACAATGGCAGCGTAGGCAGTCAGGGCCAGTCGAATCAGACATCTCGAAATCAGAATACTTTTGGTTTTGACGCACACGATACTCTTGGATTTGGAGCAATCGGTCGGACGGAACTGCGTCAGTCGGCCATAGAATACGACCCCTCGAGACGGCGTGCCTCGAGCTCGGACACTTTCGGTCATTTATCTGGTCGACATAGCGGACCGTATACGCAGCCAGTGTCTCAAAAATTTGCTTCCTTTCCCACGCTCGGTGCTCATATTCGCCATCAGCGTATGCCGCAAAGTCAGCATTCTACGTCATTCGGAGATTTGCAGAAGCCGCGTCACATTCGTTCAGTTTCGCAACCTGTTGTTGGCAACCTCAATGGCTCTCAACTTCCTCCCGGTCTACAAGTTGATCCGCGCTACTACCAGCAAGCAAACCAATATGGAGAGGACATTTACAAATCAGGAGTGGCGTCTCGATCCTCGAGTACTAATTATCCTGTCCAGTCTTCTTCGTATGAAGGGGTGCGATACCCTCCACAGAAGCATAGAGGTTCCATGCCCAACTTACCTGCCGCCTCTCTATACGGGCCAACTGTGGGCGGTTACCCGCCCTTGCAGCGCCGGGAATCAGTTGATTTCTTGTTACATCCGAATACACCGCAGCAAAAAGATGCAGAAGAGATGCGTGGTTTTGGTCCCAGCGTTATTTCGCCTAGGCAAAACCAGATGCAGTACGCTACCCACAATAGAATTGGTAGCGACAGCGGAATGTTTGGTTCTCCCGTCTCCACCGGTGGTGTACCAGTGCGGGGACACATTTCCGCGCGTCATCTTATCCAAAACAACGAAGATAGTGAACTTGCCCTGGTAGCCGACCATTTTGGTGATTCCTCAGCAGACTACCTTCGAGGAAGCTCGAACCCACTTCGTGTTGCTACGCACAGCCATTCCATGTCACTAGATCAAATGCCCCAACAGTATCTGGAAGGCTCTCAACATGTATCAGCCATGAATATAAATATGGCAATGCCCAAGGTTGTGTACAATGTGAAGTTCAAAAGAAGCCAGCGTAATTTTGTTCTTGGGCCAAGAATTAGTAGAGATCTAAAGATTGGTACATACGTTAAAGTTGAAGCTGATCGGGGAGAAGATTTGGGGATTGTGGTCGGGATGGTACCAGCAGAGAGATACAGTTTTTCAAGTCGGTCATCGTTCTCCTCTGGGGTAGGCCCTGCTCCAAGTAGTATCGGATCTTCGAACATTGCAGACTTGAAGTGCATCATTCGACTAGCAACACATGATGAAGTTTCCCTTCTAACCATTAAGCgtgatgaagaagaagagcttCTCAAGATCTGCAGGGGAAAGGTCCGACAGCGTGGTCTGCCCATGCATGTTGTCGACGCTGAGTACCAGTTTGATCGACATAAGTTgaccttctttttcgagGCCGAAGGTCGTGTCGATTTTCGGGAACTAGTACGCGATCTCTTCAGCATGTACAAGACGCGTATCTGGATGCAGCAGCTTGACAAAACAACGTCGACTAGCTCACCCGCCATGATGGTCCCCACCAGTCAAAACTTTCAGATGGACTTTGGTACACCCATTATTGCTCCAGTCAGCGAGTTCGCGGACTCCGTCATGTTTCACGGAGCCTCTGGTACTGATTTATCGTATTGA
- a CDS encoding predicted protein — protein sequence MTTRILPLELIDKAIGSKIWVLMRGTKEVVGTLQGFDDYVNLVLDNAVEFSPDPHDKSKVVRNELSCEILLNGNQIALLVPGGSGPDGSMASET from the exons ATGACTACCCGGATTCTCCCACTTGAACTAATCGACAAAGCCATTGGATCAAAAATCTGGGTGTTGATGAGAGGGACGAAGGAAGTCGTAGGCACTCTGCAAGGATTTGATGACTAC GTCAATTTGGTGCTCGATAATGCAGTTGAATTTTCACCAGATCCCCACGATAAATCTAAGGTTGTCAGGAATGAGTTGAGTTGCGAAATACTATTGAATGGCAACCAGATCGCTCTTTTAGTTCCTGGGGGATCAGGTCCAGATGGTTCAATGGCCTCGGAAACGTAG
- a CDS encoding predicted protein gives MSKTASPILTASLPRNSASDASKPVTNTFFAQTALDESGDKGEFKRVDASWRNWVKKEPDAQFPAEKDRYHLFVAYACPWAHRTLMTRAVKGLDDTIAATVVHPIWQKTKPDQDEHSGWVFGNAEGEMLTNTEGNGGPFPSIFPHNEPEPFFGSQSIRELYEKAGDTDGKYSVPILWDKKRNTIVSNESSEIIRMLNSEFNDFAKNPDLDLYPIEMHVAIDKVNSWVYPTINNGVYRCGFAKSQEAYDTAITELTESFDRIADILQKQRFIAGNKFSEADIRLFVTLVRFDEVYTVYFKTNTRSVAHTPSILNYCREIYQMPGVKDTVNMEQIKAHYYCSHPILNHFSIVPRGPDFVDLLEQPHNRNNSLN, from the exons ATGTCCAAAACTGCTTCCCCCATTTTGACAGCAAGTCTTCCTCGCAACAGCGCTTCCGACGCATCGAAACCGGTCACCAACACCTTTTTTGCTCAAACCGCTCTCGATGAGAGCGGTGATAAAGGAGAGTTCAAACGTGTGGATGCTTCATGGAGAAATTGGGTCAAGAAAG AACCTGATGCACAGTTTCCAGCCGAAAAGGATAGATATCACTTATTCGTTGCGTACGCTTGTCCCTGGGCCCACCGTACATTGATGACGCGAGCCGTCAAAGGTCTTGATGATACAATCGCCGCTACCGTCGTCCACCCAATTTGGCAGAAAACAAAGCCTGACCAAGACGAGCATTCGGGTTGGGTATTTGGAAACGCCGAGGGAGAAATGCTGACGAATACTGAAGGTAACGGTGGTCCTTTCCCTTCAATCTTCCCACACAACGAACCGGAACCATTCTTTGGATCTCAAAGTATTCGCGAGCTGTACGAAAAGGCTGGCGATACCGATGGGAAGTACAGCGTTCCAATTCTCTGGGACAAGAAAAGGAACACGATTGTCAGTAACGAATCCTCCGAGATCATCCGAATGCTCAACTCGGAGTTCAATGACTTTGCAAAAAACCCTGATCTAGACCTTTACCCTATTGAGATGCATGTCGCCATAGACAAAGTGAACAGTTGGGTCTATCCAACGATTAACAATGGAGTTTACCGGTGCGGCTTTGCCAAATCCCAGGAAGCATATGATACAGCGATCACTGAGCTGACGGAATCGTTTGATCGGATAGCGGATATTCTACAGAAGCAGCGCTTTATTGCAGGAAACAAATTCTCAGAGGCTGATATTCGTCTTTTTGTTACCCTTGTGCGGTTTGATGAGGTTTACACGGTCTATTTCAAAACAAACACGCGCTCTGTGGCCCACACTCCGTCTATTTTGAACTACTGCCGTGAAATTTACCAGATGCCGGGAGTGAAAGACACTGTGAACATGGAACAGATTAAGGCCCACTACTATTGCTCACACCCCATTCTTAATCATTTCTCAATTGTTCCTCGCGGGCCCGATTTTGtggatttgttggaacagCCCCACAATCGCAATAATAGTTTAAACTAG